One region of Candidatus Methylomirabilis tolerans genomic DNA includes:
- a CDS encoding ABC transporter permease subunit encodes MNLLSFWIAHRADMLGAIAQHLTLTLVATIAAIAIAVPLGIVATRRPRLGTALLTFANIAQTVPSLAMFGFLVALPLLGGVGARSALLVLILYALLPIMRNTVAGIQGIDRAARDAGVALGMTPQQLLLQVELPLAMPTMVAGVRVAAVVGVGAATIAAAIGAGGLGDYIFRGLSMTEPTLILAGAVPAALLALAVDASLGWLERAMTPGAARSRRVTTRAMTVGGVVLLLIVMGGYAVSGRWGSRVIVGSKNFSEQVILGELLAQVIERTTDLSVERRLNLGGTFISDQALQSGAIDAYVEYTGTALTAIFHQPVLRDHVDVLERVTAAYAATGRAVLSPLGFNNTFAILIRAADAQRLNLTTISDVAPHTPGWKAAFGYEFLEREDGYRGLVRTYGLRFAGTPHVMDLTLSYRALAGGSVDLIAGEATSGLIKGLDLYLLEDDRRYFPPYHAIPVVRTETLAAHPELRTAIERLAGRISEEAMRQMNYDVDVSRRDVTVVAREFLDTVLQSP; translated from the coding sequence ATGAATCTGCTTAGCTTCTGGATCGCTCATCGGGCCGACATGCTGGGCGCCATTGCTCAGCATCTCACGCTTACGCTGGTCGCGACTATCGCGGCGATCGCCATCGCGGTGCCGCTCGGGATCGTGGCGACACGGCGTCCTCGGCTGGGTACCGCGCTGCTGACCTTCGCTAATATCGCACAGACGGTGCCCAGCCTTGCCATGTTCGGGTTCCTGGTGGCGCTGCCTCTTCTTGGAGGGGTCGGCGCCAGAAGCGCGCTGCTCGTGCTCATTCTCTATGCGCTACTACCGATCATGCGCAACACGGTCGCCGGTATCCAGGGGATCGATCGGGCTGCGCGGGATGCGGGGGTAGCCCTGGGGATGACGCCGCAACAGTTACTGCTGCAGGTTGAACTGCCGCTGGCGATGCCGACGATGGTGGCGGGAGTGCGAGTGGCGGCAGTGGTCGGCGTGGGAGCGGCCACAATTGCCGCTGCCATCGGCGCCGGCGGGCTCGGCGATTATATCTTCCGGGGCCTCTCCATGACCGAGCCGACCCTGATCCTGGCCGGTGCGGTGCCGGCCGCGCTCCTCGCCCTTGCGGTGGACGCATCACTTGGATGGTTGGAGCGCGCCATGACGCCGGGGGCCGCCCGATCGCGGCGCGTGACGACCCGTGCGATGACGGTCGGGGGTGTCGTACTGCTGCTGATCGTCATGGGCGGCTATGCTGTCTCAGGACGCTGGGGCTCCAGGGTTATTGTCGGATCGAAGAATTTTTCAGAGCAGGTGATCCTCGGCGAGCTGCTGGCCCAGGTCATCGAGCGGACAACCGATCTCAGCGTCGAACGCCGCCTCAATCTGGGCGGCACGTTTATCAGCGATCAGGCACTGCAGTCCGGCGCCATCGACGCCTACGTCGAGTATACGGGAACGGCCCTGACCGCGATCTTTCATCAGCCGGTATTGCGGGATCATGTGGACGTGCTTGAGCGCGTCACCGCAGCATATGCGGCGACCGGCCGTGCGGTGCTGTCGCCGCTCGGCTTCAACAACACCTTTGCGATCCTCATCCGTGCGGCAGATGCGCAGCGCCTCAACCTTACCACGATCAGCGATGTGGCGCCCCATACACCGGGCTGGAAGGCTGCCTTCGGATACGAATTCCTGGAACGCGAGGACGGCTATAGAGGACTGGTACGGACCTACGGGCTGCGATTCGCCGGGACGCCGCATGTGATGGATCTCACGCTGAGCTATCGGGCACTCGCCGGCGGCTCCGTCGATCTGATCGCCGGAGAGGCGACCAGTGGGCTGATCAAGGGACTCGATCTCTACTTGCTCGAGGATGACCGGCGCTACTTCCCACCCTACCACGCCATCCCCGTTGTGCGAACGGAGACGTTGGCCGCCCACCCGGAGCTTCGGACGGCGATCGAACGATTAGCGGGACGGATCTCGGAGGAGGCGATGCGGCAGATGAACTACGATGTGGATGTCAGCCGCCGCGATGTTACTGTCGTCGCGCGGGAGTTCCTTGATACGGTTCTTCAATCGCCGTAG
- a CDS encoding ATP-binding cassette domain-containing protein — MNDLSAIEFEHVHYQAPGGAVILDDVSFTVVRGEVLVLVGRSGVGKTTILRLINRLLVPSAGEVRVEGQPTREWDPIALRRRTGYVLQEVGLFPHMTIDRNIGVVPRLNGWPEARIDARCRELLELVGLDPLTFEGRFPHQLSGGQRQRVGFARALAADPPVILMDEPFGALDPLTRAELHCEFRRIQEQLHKTVVMVSHDMGEAFALATRLGVLDQGRLIALDTPEAVARTDDRRIRMFLDAMPPVPVVAHESA, encoded by the coding sequence ATGAACGATCTGTCTGCGATTGAGTTTGAGCACGTCCACTACCAAGCTCCCGGCGGTGCCGTCATTCTGGATGATGTCAGCTTTACCGTGGTGCGCGGCGAGGTGCTCGTCCTGGTTGGCCGCAGCGGCGTCGGCAAGACGACCATCCTTCGGCTGATCAATCGCCTCCTGGTACCGAGCGCAGGCGAGGTTCGGGTTGAGGGTCAGCCGACGCGCGAGTGGGACCCGATCGCCTTGCGCCGCCGAACCGGCTATGTGCTGCAGGAGGTTGGCCTGTTTCCACACATGACTATCGACCGCAACATCGGGGTCGTACCCCGCCTGAACGGGTGGCCGGAGGCCCGTATCGATGCGCGTTGCCGGGAGTTACTGGAGCTTGTCGGGCTTGATCCGTTAACTTTTGAGGGACGATTTCCCCACCAGCTCTCAGGCGGGCAACGTCAACGAGTAGGGTTCGCGAGGGCGTTGGCCGCCGATCCCCCCGTCATCCTGATGGATGAGCCGTTCGGCGCACTCGATCCGCTGACGCGAGCCGAACTGCATTGCGAGTTCCGTCGCATTCAGGAACAACTTCACAAAACCGTGGTCATGGTCTCGCACGATATGGGTGAAGCGTTTGCGCTTGCCACTCGGCTTGGCGTCCTGGACCAGGGCCGCCTCATAGCGCTCGATACGCCGGAGGCGGTCGCCCGTACGGATGATCGGAGGATTCGGATGTTCCTCGACGCCATGCCACCGGTACCGGTTGTCGCCCATGAATCTGCTTAG
- the rlmN gene encoding 23S rRNA (adenine(2503)-C(2))-methyltransferase RlmN, protein MELRAAGKPSDLKGLSLEEIERFIVGHGEPAYRGRQLFHWIYGRGASTFAEMTDLPIALRAKLAEQASIGTIILAAREVSQDGARKYLFSCADGRQIETVLIPDEGRLTVCLSTQVGCALACAFCLTGTMGFVRHLQSGEIVDQVLALQRDLQPGERISNLVLMGMGEPLHNYDATVKALTILAHPLGLAYPPRRIALSTVGLVPEIVRLGQSGLEVNLAVSLHAANDELRNRLVPINRRYPLKELIAALRAYPLPSRRRLTFEYVLIDEVNDRPEDARDLVKLLRGLRCKVNLLPLNEAHAIPFRRSSREHIEAFQHILKSAGIVATIRESRGLDISAACGLLATETDQKRLDTTGRLT, encoded by the coding sequence ATGGAGCTGCGAGCAGCGGGAAAGCCAAGCGATCTCAAAGGACTGAGCCTTGAGGAGATAGAGCGCTTTATTGTCGGCCACGGCGAGCCGGCCTACCGTGGTCGACAACTCTTCCACTGGATCTATGGGCGCGGTGCAAGCACGTTCGCGGAGATGACCGATCTACCGATCGCGTTGCGCGCAAAGCTGGCCGAGCAGGCTTCGATTGGTACCATCATCCTTGCCGCGAGAGAGGTTTCCCAGGATGGTGCGCGGAAATACTTGTTTAGCTGCGCAGATGGACGGCAGATCGAGACGGTCCTGATTCCTGATGAGGGGCGGCTGACCGTGTGTCTCTCGACCCAGGTGGGGTGTGCCCTGGCCTGCGCCTTTTGCCTGACTGGAACCATGGGTTTTGTTCGGCACTTGCAGTCCGGCGAGATCGTCGATCAGGTGCTTGCCCTCCAGCGAGATCTTCAGCCGGGAGAACGAATCAGCAATCTGGTGTTGATGGGGATGGGGGAACCGCTCCATAACTATGACGCCACCGTGAAGGCGCTCACGATCCTGGCGCACCCTCTGGGCCTTGCGTATCCCCCGCGTCGGATCGCTCTCTCCACCGTCGGCCTGGTTCCGGAGATCGTACGCCTTGGTCAAAGTGGGCTTGAGGTGAACCTGGCCGTATCGCTCCATGCGGCAAATGATGAACTGCGTAACCGCCTGGTTCCGATCAATCGTCGCTATCCCCTCAAAGAGCTTATAGCCGCGCTCAGAGCGTATCCGCTTCCGTCCCGCCGCCGTCTCACCTTTGAGTATGTGCTCATCGACGAGGTGAACGACCGACCGGAGGACGCCCGTGATCTGGTAAAGCTGCTGCGCGGCCTTCGGTGTAAGGTTAATCTCCTGCCATTGAACGAGGCTCACGCCATCCCGTTTCGGCGATCTTCAAGAGAACACATTGAGGCATTTCAACACATCCTGAAGTCAGCCGGCATCGTTGCGACTATCCGCGAGAGCCGCGGCCTGGATATCTCCGCCGCCTGTGGCTTGCTGGCTACCGAGACCGATCAGAAAAGACTTGACACTACCGGGCGCCTCACCTAA
- a CDS encoding tetratricopeptide repeat protein: MRGFIIIVLLSCLLTACATEQMAVEQEKADTHYNIGIARLASGDAKQAIAEFSQAIGDASDNPSYHNALGLAYLVEHRPDLAIASFQKAIQLNPKFSDAYNNLGSAYVQRAEYGQAIKSFRQALSNPAYLTPEQAYLNLGNVYVVQGRAADAVVEFKRALGVVPDFAEAHNRLGYVYLTQGQLELAIAELTLAVKQAPDLATAYQSLGFAYLSAGEKNRAKQAFQKVVELSPTSEMTAEAMRQLKQLSQ; the protein is encoded by the coding sequence ATGCGGGGTTTCATCATTATCGTTCTACTGAGCTGTCTTTTGACTGCCTGCGCCACTGAGCAGATGGCGGTGGAACAGGAGAAGGCCGATACCCATTACAATATCGGCATCGCGCGCCTGGCCAGCGGTGACGCCAAACAGGCTATTGCGGAGTTCAGCCAGGCGATCGGTGATGCGTCAGATAATCCGTCCTATCACAATGCCTTAGGGCTTGCGTACCTGGTAGAGCATCGACCCGATCTGGCGATCGCCTCCTTTCAAAAGGCGATCCAGCTTAATCCGAAATTCTCTGATGCCTACAATAATCTCGGTTCGGCATATGTCCAGCGGGCCGAGTATGGCCAAGCCATCAAGTCCTTCAGGCAGGCGCTTTCAAATCCCGCCTACCTGACGCCAGAACAGGCGTACCTGAACCTGGGGAATGTCTATGTAGTCCAGGGTCGGGCTGCCGATGCGGTTGTGGAGTTCAAGCGCGCACTGGGTGTGGTTCCAGACTTCGCCGAGGCCCACAATCGACTGGGTTACGTCTACCTGACGCAAGGGCAGTTGGAGCTGGCAATCGCCGAACTGACGCTGGCTGTGAAACAGGCGCCGGATCTCGCCACTGCCTATCAGAGCTTGGGTTTTGCTTATCTGTCGGCGGGAGAGAAAAATCGGGCCAAACAGGCATTTCAGAAGGTGGTAGAGTTGAGCCCGACGAGCGAGATGACAGCCGAGGCGATGCGCCAACTCAAACAGCTTAGTCAATAG